In the genome of Nitratireductor sp. GISD-1A_MAKvit, the window GATTTGCCTTCACCACTGGGCGCCATCAGCGCAACCCGTTCGCCGGGCTGAATGTTGATGCTCAGGCTTTCAAACACCGGAGTGCCCACGGGTGAGTGGCGAAAGAGCAGGTTCTCCACCCCTAGCGACAGAGCACCTGTCTCTGGTGCGCGATGAGGCTGGGACGAGGCCGGTGCTCCGATCATGTGGCGACCGGCCTGCGCCAGCTTTTCCAGCGCTTGGAGCGCAGCCTGTCCTGCTGCGCGATCGTGCCATACTGCGGAGAGATCGCGTAAGGGCTCGAAAAAGGATGGGGCGATGAGCAGAATGAAGAGACCTTCGGCAAGGCTCAGCCGACCACCCCAAGCACCAAAATTCAGCTCGCCCAGCAGATGGAACCCCACATAGACCGCAACCATTGCCACGCCGAGCGCGGCAAAGAGTTCGAGCACGGCCGATGAAAGAAAAGCTATGCGAAGCACGGCCATTGTGCGTTTGCGCAGGTCCTCGGCGCTGCGACGTAATCGATCGGCAGTGCGATCCTGGGCATCAAAACTGCGAATCGTGGTCAAGCCGCGCAGCCGATCCATGAGAAACGCATTCATGCTGCCCATCTCGGCCAATTGTTCTTCACTCGCCTGTTTGGCACGCCAACCCACAAGCACCATGAACACGGGGATGAGCGGCGCAGCGAGCATCAAGACAAAACCGGCCGCCCATGAAAATGGCAAGACACAGGCCAGGATCGCCAACGGAACGACTGCCGCCTTCAGGCGCGCCGGCCTGAACCGCGCCACATATGGAACGATGGCTTCCGCCTGCTCGGCAAGTGTGCTTGCGGCCAGCCCGGAAGAAGGTGCGTTCAGATCGAAGGGCGAGGTTTCGGCCACTGCCGCCACTGCCTTCCCACGCAATGCGCTCAACTGACGCCGTGCCTGCTGGAAGGCAATGCGGCTTCCAACGCCATCGACCAGTGCCCGCAACACACCGAGGAGTAGTATGCCAAGTGCTGGAGGCCACGCCGCCGATGCGCTTGCGCCAGACGCGATGCCACCAATCGCCATGGCCAGGAGCGCTGCCTGGGGCAACCACAGGAGAGACGCAAGCACCTGCAGGAACACCGCCGTCCGGCTGACATGCATTTCTGAGCCAACGGCGTTGCCTTCACGTGCAGACGATGGCGTGCCGGAAGCGGCTCTGCCGACCGGCGACACTCTGCGTTCCAGCGAGGCAGCATCAAACGTTGTCATGATGTCCGCGACTCCGATCGCCTCCGGCCAAGCGATACGATCCGATCCTTGGCATCGAGCAGTTTTGTCACCTTGGCGCCGAGGTTAAGCAGTGTAGCAAGCTGCTCGGTCTCCAGATGCTTCACATCGTCATACCACTTCGTCAGTTGCTCGATCAGCGACTGCATTTCGGCGAGTTTCGCCTGGGCATGGCGCTCCTCCTCACTGCCGGGGGTCTGCATCAAAAGCTCACGCAGCACCGAAAGTGTCGGATCGACTTCGCGCTTCTTGCGTTCTTCCGCGAGAGTGCGCAGGATTTCCCAAACATCATCGGGCGTCGTGAAAAAGTCACGACGATCCCCGGGAATATGTTTCAGGACAACCAGATTCCAAGCCTGCAGCTCGCGCAGGCTCATCGAGACGTTTGATCGCGAAATCGAGAGCGCTTCAACGATGTCGTCGGCACAGAGCGGTTTCGATGAAGCATAAAGCAGGGCGTAGATCTGTCCGACCGTGCGGTTGATCCCCCAGCGGCTGCCCATTTCGCCAAAATGCAACACGAAGGATTGTAGAAGCGGGGGGAGGTTCATCTCGAACAGGCCTGACATTCATTTCAGAAATTACTGAAATCTTTGTAGAGACGGATTGGGCGGGGCGCAAGACTGCCTTGGGACGGTGCGCCCTTATGCAGCAGGCAGGCCTTTCAAGCGTCTCCATGACACTCGGGCT includes:
- the cydD gene encoding thiol reductant ABC exporter subunit CydD; the encoded protein is MTTFDAASLERRVSPVGRAASGTPSSAREGNAVGSEMHVSRTAVFLQVLASLLWLPQAALLAMAIGGIASGASASAAWPPALGILLLGVLRALVDGVGSRIAFQQARRQLSALRGKAVAAVAETSPFDLNAPSSGLAASTLAEQAEAIVPYVARFRPARLKAAVVPLAILACVLPFSWAAGFVLMLAAPLIPVFMVLVGWRAKQASEEQLAEMGSMNAFLMDRLRGLTTIRSFDAQDRTADRLRRSAEDLRKRTMAVLRIAFLSSAVLELFAALGVAMVAVYVGFHLLGELNFGAWGGRLSLAEGLFILLIAPSFFEPLRDLSAVWHDRAAGQAALQALEKLAQAGRHMIGAPASSQPHRAPETGALSLGVENLLFRHSPVGTPVFESLSINIQPGERVALMAPSGEGKSTLLALIAGLLSPDHGTIRIGGHTMNDSNAAALRACIAWVGQNPHVFPGTIAGNVSLGRKNVGPTQVSDALETVGLSKLAQVRGPAVIGEGGYGLSGGEALRLALARAAATPGAGLVLADEPTAHLDRETASGITDSLLRISHGKTLIVATHDTVLAGRMDRIITLEMPSTSGDVS
- a CDS encoding GbsR/MarR family transcriptional regulator, which translates into the protein MNLPPLLQSFVLHFGEMGSRWGINRTVGQIYALLYASSKPLCADDIVEALSISRSNVSMSLRELQAWNLVVLKHIPGDRRDFFTTPDDVWEILRTLAEERKKREVDPTLSVLRELLMQTPGSEEERHAQAKLAEMQSLIEQLTKWYDDVKHLETEQLATLLNLGAKVTKLLDAKDRIVSLGRRRSESRTS